A genome region from Deinococcus sp. HSC-46F16 includes the following:
- a CDS encoding DAK2 domain-containing protein, whose translation MLRVATDWLGVYREQVNALNVYPVPDGDTGTNMHLTLQSVRRELDTCDESSMASVARAISYGALLGARGNSGVILSQLLKGFAETVRGVSAVDAATLAAAFRAAQKAGYGAVMKPVEGTILTVARGVADGANGPRERETVDAVLEQALFEGQKLLDQTPDMLPALKQAGVIDSGGQGYLYVVQGMLAALRGEALPEAPEVTGYAGEQFETEEFGYCTEFLMSEATKPIEEIRDLVTPFGDSLLVVGAEGYVKGHIHTNEPDALLATVGRYGRMLKTKVEDMSEQHTEILGMAGAAARAEEEVPPSGLVAVASGYGLVKLFRSLGARIVSGGQTANPSVQDIVDAVRSVSADQVLILPNNKNVLMAAEKAMELMEGRAVVVPTRTLGQGIGAALAFQPDSDAESLREAMAEAAGRVTTFEVTRASRSTNITTKEGETLEITEGDVIGLKDDELVQSGGTPEDSVLHMLNRSYEGQEVITVFGGPQSTPESLEALAGRLRHAFPLAEVEVHSGGPDLYDYLVTLE comes from the coding sequence ATGCTGCGGGTGGCGACCGACTGGCTGGGCGTGTACCGCGAGCAGGTCAACGCCCTGAACGTCTACCCGGTCCCCGACGGCGACACTGGCACGAACATGCACCTCACCCTGCAATCGGTGCGGCGCGAACTCGACACCTGCGACGAATCCAGCATGGCCTCGGTCGCCCGCGCGATCAGCTACGGGGCGCTGCTGGGGGCGCGGGGCAACTCCGGGGTGATCCTGTCGCAACTGCTCAAGGGCTTCGCAGAGACGGTGCGCGGGGTCAGCGCCGTGGACGCCGCCACCCTCGCCGCCGCCTTCCGGGCCGCGCAAAAGGCCGGGTACGGGGCCGTGATGAAGCCCGTCGAGGGCACCATCCTGACCGTCGCGCGGGGCGTGGCGGATGGGGCGAACGGCCCCCGCGAGCGCGAGACGGTGGACGCGGTGCTGGAACAGGCCCTTTTTGAAGGGCAGAAATTGCTGGACCAGACCCCCGACATGCTCCCGGCCCTCAAGCAGGCGGGCGTGATCGACTCTGGCGGCCAGGGCTACCTGTACGTGGTGCAGGGGATGCTGGCGGCCCTGCGCGGCGAGGCTCTGCCCGAGGCCCCCGAGGTCACGGGCTACGCGGGCGAGCAGTTCGAGACCGAGGAATTCGGCTACTGCACCGAGTTCCTGATGTCGGAGGCGACCAAGCCCATCGAGGAGATCCGCGACCTCGTGACGCCCTTCGGGGACAGCCTGCTCGTCGTGGGCGCGGAGGGCTACGTCAAGGGCCACATCCACACCAACGAGCCCGACGCGCTGCTGGCGACGGTGGGCCGCTACGGGCGGATGCTCAAGACCAAGGTCGAGGACATGTCCGAGCAGCACACCGAGATTCTGGGCATGGCGGGGGCGGCGGCCCGCGCCGAGGAGGAGGTGCCGCCGTCCGGCCTCGTCGCGGTGGCGAGCGGCTACGGCCTCGTCAAGCTGTTCCGTTCGCTGGGTGCCCGCATCGTGTCGGGCGGACAGACCGCCAACCCCAGCGTGCAGGACATCGTGGACGCGGTGCGGTCGGTCAGTGCCGATCAGGTGCTGATCCTCCCCAACAACAAGAACGTGCTGATGGCCGCCGAAAAGGCGATGGAACTGATGGAGGGCCGCGCCGTGGTCGTGCCGACCCGCACGCTGGGACAAGGCATCGGGGCCGCGCTCGCCTTCCAGCCCGACAGCGACGCCGAGAGCCTGCGCGAGGCGATGGCGGAGGCGGCGGGCCGGGTGACCACCTTTGAAGTCACCCGCGCGAGCCGCTCGACCAACATCACGACGAAGGAAGGCGAGACGCTGGAGATCACGGAGGGCGACGTGATCGGTCTGAAGGACGACGAACTCGTGCAATCGGGCGGCACCCCGGAAGACAGCGTGCTGCACATGCTGAACCGCAGCTACGAGGGCCAGGAGGTCATCACGGTCTTCGGTGGGCCGCAGAGCACCCCCGAGAGTCTGGAAGCCCTGGCTGGGCGCCTCCGCCACGCCTTCCCGCTCGCGGAGGTGGAGGTGCACTCGGGCGGGCCGGACCTGTACGACTATCTGGTGACGCTGGAGTAG
- a CDS encoding acetamidase/formamidase family protein, with amino-acid sequence MTHHHLGPESIHTAWDRALAPALSVRPGDTVTFDTLDASDGGVARRAAQGDASGPADLLALAAADAHGPRPGPRGHPLTGPVFVEGTEPGDALRVELLEVRTAAWGWTGCRPDGIGLLDAVLGAEGLKPYTHLWDLRAGDHAEFLPGIRVPLAPFPGVMGVAPGEPGPHPTAPPRSVGGNMDIRQLVAGSTLWLPVEAPGALFSVGDLHAAQGDGELSGTGIECAGRVTLRFGVERGANLVTPEFATPTHGGSSRRWHAATGHHPDLMEAARLALRPLLRRLEARGLTLEQAYVLSSACVDLKISQIVDAPNYTVSAFLPLDVFGEE; translated from the coding sequence ATGACCCATCACCACCTCGGCCCCGAGTCCATCCACACCGCCTGGGACCGCGCCCTGGCCCCGGCCCTGAGCGTTCGCCCCGGCGACACGGTGACCTTCGACACGCTCGACGCCTCGGACGGCGGGGTGGCGCGGCGGGCGGCGCAGGGGGACGCTTCCGGCCCAGCAGACTTGCTCGCGCTCGCGGCGGCGGATGCCCACGGCCCACGCCCCGGCCCACGCGGGCACCCGCTCACTGGCCCCGTCTTCGTGGAGGGCACTGAGCCGGGGGACGCTCTGCGCGTGGAACTCTTGGAGGTTCGCACCGCCGCCTGGGGCTGGACCGGGTGCCGCCCGGACGGCATCGGCCTGCTGGATGCCGTGCTGGGCGCCGAGGGCCTGAAGCCCTACACCCACCTCTGGGACCTGCGGGCAGGCGACCACGCCGAGTTCCTGCCGGGCATCCGGGTCCCACTGGCCCCCTTTCCCGGTGTGATGGGCGTGGCACCGGGCGAGCCTGGGCCGCACCCCACCGCGCCGCCCCGCTCGGTGGGCGGCAACATGGACATCCGGCAACTCGTGGCGGGCAGCACCCTCTGGTTGCCGGTCGAGGCGCCGGGGGCGCTGTTCTCGGTGGGCGACCTGCACGCGGCGCAGGGCGACGGCGAGCTGTCAGGCACCGGGATCGAGTGCGCGGGGCGGGTCACCCTGCGCTTCGGCGTGGAGCGCGGCGCGAACCTCGTCACCCCCGAGTTCGCCACCCCCACCCACGGCGGAAGCAGCCGCCGCTGGCACGCGGCCACCGGCCACCACCCCGACCTGATGGAAGCCGCCCGCCTTGCCCTGCGCCCCCTGCTGCGGCGGCTGGAGGCGCGGGGCCTGACGCTGGAGCAGGCGTATGTCCTGTCGAGCGCCTGCGTGGACCTCAAGATCAGCCAGATCGTGGACGCGCCCAACTACACGGTGAGCGCCTTTTTGCCGCTGGACGTGTTCGGGGAGGAATGA
- a CDS encoding MarR family winged helix-turn-helix transcriptional regulator: MTAPPSPSPKAAPTPEQVSLFIGRMWQFNRKLKQDINPLLVEKHGLDTRRFFVLRGIQTGATYPKVLAERLELPPALLSRYLDGLARQGLIARQLDPDDSRRTRLSLTPAGEDALAATVQSVHALVGARLSRLDPETLATVLGALDLLTQEDPS, translated from the coding sequence ATGACCGCTCCTCCCTCCCCCTCACCGAAGGCGGCGCCGACGCCCGAACAGGTCAGCCTGTTTATCGGGCGGATGTGGCAGTTCAACCGCAAGCTCAAGCAGGACATCAACCCGCTGCTGGTCGAGAAACACGGCCTCGATACCCGGCGCTTTTTCGTGTTGCGCGGCATCCAGACCGGGGCCACCTATCCCAAGGTGCTCGCCGAGCGGCTGGAACTGCCGCCCGCGCTGCTCAGCCGCTACCTCGACGGGCTGGCGCGGCAGGGCCTGATCGCCCGGCAACTCGACCCCGACGATTCCCGCCGCACCCGCCTGAGCCTGACCCCGGCGGGCGAGGACGCACTGGCCGCCACCGTGCAAAGTGTGCACGCGCTGGTGGGCGCCCGGCTCTCCCGCCTCGACCCCGAGACCCTGGCGACGGTGCTCGGTGCCCTCGATCTGCTTACCCAGGAGGACCCTTCGTGA
- the murF gene encoding UDP-N-acetylmuramoyl-tripeptide--D-alanyl-D-alanine ligase, translated as MLDPHGPLPFSAAVHPTARPATRLTWDSREASPEVAFVALPGETMHGNRFVEAALAAGAPFVLTDLDVERAVRVPDAREALFAWARSERAHSPLVVGITGSVGKTTAKSYAAAALDAAYMPVYNTMPAIACFLTQHGRGGRPLVVEMGIDRVGEMAELVDLVRPDVGVVTAIGAAHLEQLGSLEGVAREKGVILQGRRGLVGTQAAPWFPRTPTYGFGEGVTYAGEGLEVTPQGARFTFRGVPVTLPLASRVQAEAAVLGLALAAEAGVGLEEAAARLAGVTVPGGRYRVHPGRYTVIDDAYNASPLAVTAALDALAAFPGRRISVLGRMLELGETERELHAEVGAHARARADLTYGVGAFAHELGDRAHATVSELLADLLAEVQDGDVILVKASRGISWTPERRAQEGVGLDVVVGALLEARG; from the coding sequence ATGCTCGACCCGCACGGCCCCCTCCCCTTTTCCGCTGCCGTTCATCCGACGGCCCGCCCCGCCACGCGCCTGACCTGGGACTCGCGCGAGGCGTCCCCTGAGGTCGCCTTCGTGGCCCTCCCCGGCGAGACGATGCACGGCAACCGCTTCGTGGAGGCGGCGCTGGCGGCGGGCGCCCCCTTCGTGCTGACCGATCTGGACGTGGAGCGGGCGGTGCGGGTGCCGGACGCGCGAGAGGCCCTGTTCGCCTGGGCACGCTCGGAACGGGCACACAGCCCGCTGGTGGTCGGCATCACGGGGAGCGTGGGCAAGACGACCGCCAAAAGCTACGCGGCGGCGGCGCTGGACGCGGCCTATATGCCGGTCTACAACACCATGCCCGCCATCGCCTGCTTCCTGACCCAGCACGGGCGCGGCGGGCGGCCCCTGGTGGTCGAGATGGGCATCGACCGGGTGGGCGAGATGGCCGAGTTGGTGGACCTCGTGCGGCCGGACGTGGGCGTGGTGACCGCGATCGGGGCCGCGCACCTGGAGCAGCTCGGCAGCCTGGAGGGGGTGGCCCGCGAGAAGGGCGTGATCCTGCAAGGGCGCCGGGGGCTGGTGGGCACCCAGGCCGCGCCGTGGTTTCCGCGCACGCCGACCTACGGCTTCGGGGAGGGGGTGACCTACGCCGGGGAAGGGCTGGAGGTGACCCCGCAGGGCGCCCGGTTCACCTTCCGGGGCGTGCCCGTCACGCTGCCCCTCGCCTCGCGCGTGCAGGCGGAGGCGGCGGTGCTGGGCCTCGCGCTCGCGGCGGAGGCGGGGGTGGGGCTGGAGGAGGCCGCCGCCCGGCTCGCCGGGGTGACGGTGCCGGGAGGACGCTACCGGGTCCATCCCGGCCGCTACACCGTGATTGACGACGCTTACAACGCCTCCCCGCTCGCGGTGACCGCCGCGCTGGACGCCCTCGCTGCCTTTCCGGGCCGCCGCATCAGCGTGCTGGGGCGGATGCTGGAGCTGGGCGAGACCGAGCGCGAATTGCACGCGGAGGTCGGTGCCCACGCCCGGGCGCGGGCCGACCTGACCTACGGGGTGGGCGCCTTTGCCCATGAACTGGGCGACCGGGCCCACGCCACCGTCTCCGAGTTGCTGGCCGACCTGCTGGCCGAGGTCCAAGACGGCGACGTGATTCTGGTCAAGGCCAGCCGGGGCATCTCGTGGACCCCGGAGCGGCGGGCGCAGGAGGGCGTGGGGCTGGACGTGGTGGTGGGAGCGCTGCTGGAGGCGAGGGGGTAG
- a CDS encoding leucyl aminopeptidase family protein: MQLVMGPLGGAQAADLTLTFVTPGAAGGPERVTRDLGPGKVALLSRGESGDVAAALTPEHAGQAREVGAAFVKLATDLGAASLMVEATEYGDALALAALAAGRKDARYRGKARPGPASLTVQGLADAARLEALTAGVQFARDLVNAPANVLNPATLAREARRLEGHGADVDVWDSSEIEARGMGLLAAVAAGSATGPRLIRVTLPARGEVTRVVALVGKGVTFDTGGYSIKPAAGMAPMKNDMGGAATVLGAMRALAGLQGRLPEGLEVRAYVPAAENMVGPHAMRPGDIYRAANGKTVEVVNTDAEGRLILADALAVACDEGATEIVDVATLTGAKMIALGSDIAGLFSSDADLAARLKASAEAAGEYVWELPLHAPYLKAFQKETLADLRNSDLVPQGGSIKAALFLQEFVTRPWAHLDIAGNAQEGGEATGWGVGTLVGYVLNGA; the protein is encoded by the coding sequence ATGCAACTCGTGATGGGACCGCTGGGGGGGGCGCAGGCCGCCGACCTGACGCTGACGTTCGTGACGCCGGGAGCGGCCGGGGGACCGGAGCGGGTGACCCGCGACCTGGGGCCGGGCAAGGTCGCCCTGCTCTCGCGCGGCGAGTCGGGGGACGTGGCCGCCGCGCTGACCCCCGAGCACGCGGGACAGGCCCGCGAGGTGGGCGCGGCGTTCGTGAAGCTGGCGACCGACCTCGGTGCGGCGTCCCTGATGGTGGAAGCGACCGAGTACGGGGACGCCCTCGCCCTCGCGGCCCTCGCCGCCGGGCGCAAGGATGCCCGTTACCGGGGGAAGGCCCGTCCCGGCCCCGCCTCCCTGACCGTGCAGGGCCTCGCGGACGCCGCCCGCCTCGAAGCCCTGACCGCTGGCGTCCAGTTCGCCCGCGACCTCGTGAACGCGCCCGCCAACGTGCTCAACCCCGCCACCCTCGCCCGAGAGGCCCGCCGCCTGGAGGGCCACGGCGCCGATGTGGACGTGTGGGACAGCAGCGAGATCGAGGCACGGGGGATGGGTCTGCTCGCCGCCGTCGCCGCCGGGAGCGCGACCGGCCCGCGCCTGATCCGGGTCACCCTCCCCGCGCGGGGCGAGGTGACGCGGGTGGTTGCCCTCGTGGGCAAGGGCGTCACCTTCGACACGGGCGGCTACTCCATCAAGCCCGCGGCGGGCATGGCCCCCATGAAAAACGACATGGGCGGCGCGGCCACCGTCCTCGGCGCGATGCGGGCGCTCGCGGGGCTGCAAGGCCGCCTTCCCGAAGGGTTGGAAGTCCGCGCCTACGTGCCCGCCGCCGAGAACATGGTCGGCCCCCACGCCATGCGTCCCGGCGACATCTACCGCGCCGCGAACGGCAAGACGGTGGAGGTCGTGAACACCGACGCGGAAGGCCGCCTGATCCTGGCCGACGCCCTTGCGGTGGCCTGCGACGAGGGCGCCACCGAGATCGTGGACGTGGCGACCCTGACCGGGGCCAAGATGATCGCCCTCGGCAGCGACATCGCGGGCCTCTTTTCCAGCGACGCCGACCTCGCGGCCCGGCTCAAGGCGAGCGCCGAGGCGGCGGGCGAGTACGTCTGGGAGTTGCCCTTGCACGCGCCGTACCTGAAAGCCTTCCAGAAGGAGACGCTGGCCGACCTGCGCAACTCCGACCTCGTGCCCCAGGGGGGCAGCATCAAAGCGGCCCTCTTCTTGCAAGAGTTCGTCACCCGGCCCTGGGCGCACCTCGACATCGCCGGAAACGCGCAGGAAGGCGGCGAGGCGACCGGGTGGGGCGTGGGGACGCTGGTGGGGTACGTGCTGAACGGAGCGTAG
- a CDS encoding amidohydrolase family protein: MTELTLSELTARTNPEAPLVLLGRLWNGVDEHATEDGAVQIENGRISFAGERAALEVPDTALTIRTGGTLMPGLIDLHVHARPGYLAWFMAAGVTTVRDACNALEMVERMQALALKPRLLPCGPLLDGPDAFFHNFGPGAVHRPGDGLERRAGAWVVDTPQAARDAVTFLHAQGITQLKLYEQLAPEVYEAAALRARELDLPVMTDLGMLSTRGLTGARVDARQALALGVRTIEHVSGYALAYQRMGGDPLAERLDGTLLDDLAGLTVEAGTALVPTLMIFATLARDEAFDTSGVPLADLDDAVQASLQAQWQRVHAGTAPVRHHARADLRLASELLTRVRALGGRIGAGTDTPAAAFNLPGGGLHQELELLAQAGLSPLDALRAATSEAGQILGRPDLGVLREGAVADVLVVRGNPLRDLRATRQIAAVVQGGRVHTPEALREAVVRQGAEMELARSS; the protein is encoded by the coding sequence ATGACTGAACTCACCTTGTCGGAACTGACCGCACGAACCAACCCCGAGGCGCCGCTGGTCCTGCTGGGCCGCCTGTGGAATGGGGTGGACGAGCACGCGACCGAGGACGGCGCAGTGCAGATCGAGAATGGTCGCATCAGCTTCGCGGGCGAACGGGCGGCGCTGGAGGTTCCGGACACCGCCCTGACCATTCGTACCGGGGGCACGCTGATGCCGGGCCTGATCGACCTGCATGTTCACGCCCGACCGGGCTATCTGGCCTGGTTCATGGCGGCGGGCGTGACGACCGTGCGGGACGCCTGCAACGCGCTGGAGATGGTGGAGCGGATGCAGGCGCTCGCGCTGAAGCCCCGGTTGCTGCCCTGCGGCCCGCTGCTGGACGGCCCCGACGCCTTCTTCCACAACTTCGGTCCGGGAGCCGTCCACCGGCCGGGCGACGGACTGGAACGCCGCGCCGGGGCGTGGGTGGTGGACACGCCCCAGGCGGCGCGGGACGCAGTGACCTTCCTGCACGCGCAGGGCATCACCCAGCTCAAGCTGTACGAGCAACTTGCGCCGGAGGTGTACGAGGCGGCGGCCCTCCGTGCTCGGGAGCTGGACCTGCCCGTCATGACCGACCTCGGCATGCTGAGCACGCGCGGGCTGACGGGTGCGCGGGTGGACGCCCGGCAGGCGCTCGCGCTGGGTGTGCGGACCATCGAGCACGTGTCCGGCTACGCCCTGGCCTACCAGAGGATGGGCGGTGATCCCCTCGCGGAGAGGCTGGACGGCACCCTGCTGGACGACCTCGCGGGCCTCACGGTGGAGGCAGGCACGGCGCTCGTCCCCACCCTGATGATCTTCGCCACGCTCGCCCGCGATGAAGCCTTTGATACGTCCGGCGTGCCGCTGGCCGATCTGGACGATGCGGTGCAGGCGAGTCTTCAAGCCCAGTGGCAGAGGGTTCACGCGGGCACCGCGCCCGTTCGCCACCATGCCCGCGCGGACTTGCGGCTGGCCTCCGAACTGCTGACCCGCGTTCGGGCGTTGGGCGGACGCATCGGGGCGGGCACCGACACCCCCGCTGCCGCGTTCAACCTGCCCGGTGGCGGGCTGCATCAGGAGCTGGAGCTGCTGGCGCAGGCGGGCCTCTCGCCCCTGGATGCCCTGAGGGCCGCGACGAGCGAGGCCGGGCAGATTCTGGGGCGGCCGGACCTCGGCGTGCTGCGGGAGGGCGCGGTGGCCGACGTGCTCGTCGTGCGCGGCAATCCCCTGCGCGACCTGCGGGCGACCCGGCAGATCGCGGCGGTGGTGCAGGGCGGACGGGTCCACACCCCAGAGGCCTTGCGCGAGGCGGTCGTGCGGCAGGGAGCGGAAATGGAGCTGGCACGGTCCTCCTGA
- a CDS encoding Asp23/Gls24 family envelope stress response protein, which yields MTGSIQITEGALASLIGLTAHEVPGVVGMAPANLKEGISRVLGRANAREGVVVTREGGDYSADLYIVMAYGVSIPTVAQNIKERVEHLVRTQAGIDLRATRIHAVGVQRA from the coding sequence GTGACTGGTTCCATTCAAATCACCGAGGGCGCCCTCGCGTCCCTGATCGGGCTGACCGCGCACGAGGTGCCGGGCGTGGTCGGCATGGCCCCGGCGAACCTCAAGGAAGGCATCTCCCGCGTGCTGGGCCGCGCCAACGCCCGCGAAGGCGTCGTGGTGACCCGCGAGGGCGGGGACTACTCCGCCGACCTCTACATCGTGATGGCCTACGGGGTCAGCATCCCGACCGTCGCCCAGAACATCAAGGAACGGGTCGAGCACCTCGTGCGGACCCAGGCGGGTATCGACCTCAGGGCCACGCGGATTCACGCGGTGGGGGTGCAGCGTGCCTGA
- the pilM gene encoding type IV pilus assembly protein PilM — translation MSSLLQRLTRPRPAAIGVEIGTSAIKVVALRPGAPPSLHHAVMTPTPIGSMRDGLVADPQAVATELRGLLAAHGITARHAVTAVPNQSAVTRNIMVPRMERGDLDEAIKWEAERYIPYPIDEVNLDYDLLDDPAQVPEDGQMEAVIAAAPSEAVARQAEVLRLSGLEPVVVDLKSFATLRALRGNLLGEHLNKTTLMGKNYTEHSEVALVLEIGASSSVISLVRGDRILMARNIGVAADDFTTALQKAFDLDFGAAEEIKLGYAMASTPTEAEEDLLNFDLAREQYSPARIFEVVRPVLADLVTEVRRSLEFYRVQSGDVVIDRTFVAGGGAKLRGLENAISDALGFRVDVANPWLTVDTSAAGADPGYLQQHAAEFTVPLGLALRGVPHG, via the coding sequence ATGTCAAGCCTGCTACAACGCCTCACCCGACCGCGCCCGGCGGCCATCGGCGTGGAGATCGGAACGAGCGCCATCAAGGTGGTGGCGCTGCGGCCCGGTGCGCCCCCGAGCCTGCACCACGCGGTCATGACCCCGACGCCCATCGGCAGCATGCGCGACGGGCTGGTGGCCGACCCGCAGGCGGTGGCGACCGAACTGCGCGGGCTGCTCGCGGCCCACGGGATCACCGCCCGGCACGCCGTCACCGCCGTGCCCAACCAGTCGGCGGTGACGCGCAACATCATGGTGCCGCGCATGGAACGTGGGGACCTCGACGAGGCGATCAAGTGGGAGGCCGAGCGCTACATCCCCTACCCCATCGACGAGGTCAACCTCGACTACGACCTGCTCGACGACCCCGCGCAGGTGCCCGAGGACGGCCAGATGGAGGCCGTGATCGCGGCGGCGCCCAGCGAGGCGGTCGCCCGGCAGGCCGAGGTCCTGCGGCTCTCGGGCCTGGAGCCCGTGGTGGTGGACCTCAAGAGCTTTGCCACCCTGCGGGCGCTGCGCGGCAACCTGCTGGGCGAGCACCTCAACAAGACCACCCTGATGGGCAAGAACTACACCGAGCACAGCGAGGTCGCGCTGGTGCTGGAAATCGGCGCGAGCAGCAGTGTCATCAGCCTGGTGCGCGGCGACCGCATCCTGATGGCCCGCAACATCGGGGTGGCCGCCGACGACTTCACGACCGCGCTGCAAAAGGCCTTCGACCTCGACTTCGGCGCCGCCGAGGAGATCAAGCTGGGCTACGCGATGGCCTCCACGCCCACCGAGGCCGAAGAGGACCTGCTGAACTTCGACCTCGCCCGCGAACAGTACAGCCCCGCCCGCATCTTCGAGGTGGTGCGGCCCGTGCTGGCCGACCTGGTGACCGAGGTGCGGCGTTCGCTGGAGTTCTACCGGGTGCAGTCGGGCGACGTGGTAATCGACCGGACCTTCGTCGCGGGAGGCGGGGCCAAGCTGCGCGGGCTGGAGAATGCCATCAGCGACGCGCTGGGCTTCCGGGTGGACGTCGCCAACCCCTGGCTGACCGTGGACACGAGCGCCGCCGGGGCCGATCCCGGTTACCTCCAGCAGCACGCCGCCGAGTTCACCGTGCCGCTGGGCCTCGCGCTGCGGGGAGTGCCGCATGGTTGA
- a CDS encoding MFS transporter — MTAPLSPAPPQFTAQEKRITLIGLLVVFLLAALSQTIVGTAMPRIIEDLQGFNLYSWVTTAYLLASTVMVPIYGKLSDLYGRKPILVFGIVVFLLGSALSGLAGEPWLGNFLGGGMNQLIAFRAVAGFGGAALFTIAFTILADMFDPAERAKFGGLFGAIFGLASVIGPAVGGFLTDQASWRWVFYVNLPLGLFALFLILAKMPKLTHRMAGRIDYLGAALILLTTIPLLLALTWGGVTYPWGSARILGLFALSAVSLLAFVWAESRTKDAIIPLNLFRVPMFSLGNLASFIMGMAFLGVILFLPLFMQMVLGVSATNSGFAMLPLMGGLILSSIVAGQVVARTGKYKPWMLGGAAVLLLGISLLTFLTPQTTLLDLGWRMFIVGLGLGPSQSLFTLAIQNAVPLGQLGIATSSSQFFRQIGSTIGAAVFGTLLLNNLHSELPKHLPQIPGMQMKADNFDLGALRASGTGNGPEKEIQAAFDAQYRQIEAALNGDAAAVKAVAANQALPAELRGLVTGGGLEARVHAGLEAQANAVQSALVNGEAGRQALLASGETPAALKAQLRALPAQALATPQAAQTTAAQVGQAILAQEPELVQETTRTTLAELKTRLNEQARTLAAQLTTGLKDGFTAAMTQMFGTSLWFVLAGLLVTLFVPVLPLRSKAEPVTVAGTPEAQPGD; from the coding sequence GTGACTGCCCCCCTCTCCCCAGCCCCTCCCCAGTTCACCGCCCAGGAAAAACGCATCACCCTGATCGGCCTGCTGGTGGTCTTTTTGCTCGCCGCGCTCAGCCAGACCATCGTGGGCACGGCGATGCCGCGCATCATTGAGGACCTTCAGGGCTTCAACCTCTATTCGTGGGTGACCACCGCCTACCTGCTCGCCTCCACGGTGATGGTGCCCATCTACGGCAAGCTGTCCGACCTGTACGGCCGCAAACCCATTCTGGTGTTCGGGATCGTGGTCTTTCTGCTGGGGTCGGCGCTCAGCGGCCTGGCGGGGGAGCCGTGGCTGGGCAATTTCCTGGGCGGCGGGATGAACCAGCTCATCGCCTTCCGGGCGGTGGCGGGCTTCGGCGGCGCGGCGCTGTTCACCATCGCCTTTACCATCCTGGCCGACATGTTCGACCCGGCCGAGCGGGCCAAATTCGGCGGGCTGTTCGGCGCGATTTTCGGCCTTGCCAGTGTGATCGGCCCGGCGGTGGGGGGCTTTCTGACGGACCAGGCGTCGTGGCGCTGGGTCTTTTACGTCAACCTGCCGCTGGGCCTCTTCGCGCTGTTCCTGATTCTGGCGAAGATGCCCAAGCTCACGCACCGCATGGCGGGCAGGATCGACTACCTCGGCGCGGCGCTCATTCTGCTGACCACCATTCCGCTGCTGCTCGCGCTGACCTGGGGCGGCGTGACCTATCCCTGGGGCAGCGCCCGCATCCTGGGTCTGTTCGCCCTCAGCGCCGTGTCGCTGCTCGCCTTCGTGTGGGCCGAGTCGCGCACCAAGGACGCGATCATTCCGCTGAACCTCTTCCGGGTGCCGATGTTCAGCCTGGGCAACCTGGCGTCGTTCATCATGGGGATGGCGTTCCTGGGCGTGATCCTGTTCCTGCCGCTCTTTATGCAGATGGTGCTGGGCGTGTCGGCCACCAACAGCGGCTTTGCGATGCTGCCGCTGATGGGCGGGCTGATCCTGTCGAGCATCGTGGCGGGGCAGGTCGTGGCCCGCACCGGGAAATACAAGCCCTGGATGCTGGGGGGCGCGGCCGTGCTGCTGCTGGGCATCTCCCTGCTGACCTTCCTGACCCCGCAGACCACGCTGCTCGACCTGGGCTGGCGCATGTTCATCGTGGGGCTGGGGCTGGGGCCGTCGCAGAGCCTCTTTACCCTGGCGATTCAGAACGCGGTGCCGCTGGGCCAGCTCGGCATCGCCACGTCGAGCAGCCAGTTTTTCCGGCAGATCGGCTCGACCATCGGCGCGGCGGTGTTCGGCACCCTGCTGCTGAACAACCTCCACAGCGAACTGCCCAAGCATCTGCCGCAGATTCCGGGCATGCAGATGAAGGCGGACAACTTCGACCTCGGGGCGCTGCGGGCCAGCGGCACCGGGAACGGCCCGGAAAAGGAAATTCAGGCGGCCTTCGACGCCCAATACCGCCAGATCGAGGCGGCGCTGAACGGGGACGCGGCGGCGGTGAAGGCGGTCGCGGCCAATCAGGCCCTGCCCGCCGAGCTGCGCGGCCTGGTCACGGGCGGCGGGCTGGAGGCACGGGTCCACGCGGGCCTGGAAGCCCAGGCGAACGCCGTGCAGTCGGCCCTGGTGAATGGGGAGGCCGGACGGCAGGCGCTGCTGGCGAGCGGGGAAACGCCCGCCGCGCTCAAGGCCCAGCTTCGCGCCCTGCCCGCGCAGGCCCTCGCCACCCCGCAGGCGGCGCAGACGACCGCCGCGCAGGTCGGGCAGGCCATCCTCGCGCAGGAGCCGGAACTCGTGCAGGAGACCACCCGCACCACCCTGGCCGAACTGAAGACCCGCCTGAACGAGCAGGCCCGCACGCTCGCGGCCCAGCTCACGACCGGGCTGAAGGACGGCTTCACGGCGGCCATGACCCAGATGTTCGGCACCAGCCTGTGGTTCGTGCTGGCGGGGCTGCTGGTGACCCTGTTCGTGCCGGTGCTGCCGCTGCGCTCGAAGGCCGAGCCGGTGACGGTGGCGGGGACGCCGGAGGCGCAGCCGGGGGACTGA